A genomic window from Lotus japonicus ecotype B-129 chromosome 1, LjGifu_v1.2 includes:
- the LOC130733552 gene encoding SNF2 domain-containing protein CLASSY 2-like, which yields MNRKRKRDPLKNPFNSNPFEAVVSGSWQAVEYMKIGLGTASLHFMDNHHVEMMDKGPLADVRVRSRRATLSDCSSFLRPGIDICVLSTPQSKKDSDELNLKPVWLDAQISSIQRKPHDSECKCQFYVRYYVNQGSLGAELRTIRKETKMVGLNQISILQRLEHSPCENVHYRWGSSEDCASIPHTKMLLGKFLTDLSWLVIASVVRKVSFCARSVENKLVYQILESDNISTSLNTEPHISVLNFKVDDGGVVVSVVSQVTITNSKRAESDHEHEHEPGKDKAVSPSYNVDGLRRSKRRNVQPERYLGCNVTQIDVGCFRSQPPVKLQTWKDDKDDEMSLPLSRLFGVPQICPEGDMKWGQRISVRPEEDANRCKKPWKFNTVNNTVKELKVYNRRAKTGKGKLGDANKNEQQPQLAIVPLPDQDEPIAVDLSDLKDKVTRSDEHDFAEIPSQYHHLINSPRPKKNSLHLLASEPQNVPAKSEYAEKSEDVPLRHHYSYSTSKLHKKSLCDADDIDLGTKWAGINSSKGSQARKHRPTHLRSRNQDSERSYYKDRTLNAAAYKDLINSYLKNMNTRPDEEETPLTDQWKQHSNTTSNFEEDEAAKTSPAEDAEEISELDMLWREMEVSLASCYLEETEGSNATILPPTEEKPKIVCEHDFRLDEQIGLYCHRCGFVKNEIRYIFPSFVEHSRWYREEKQHAAEDPEPNADEDDDFQLFSNLASSDEPISEENDNVWSLIPELRKKLHVHQKKAFEFLWRNIAGSTNPTIMEEASKKRGGCVISHTPGAGKTFLIIAFLVSYLKLFPGKRPLVLAPKTTLYTWYKEFIKWEIPLPVYLIHGRRTYRVFNQKKDMVFPGIPKPTEDVKHVLDCLEKIQKWHSQPSVLIMGYTSFLTLMREDSKFAHRRYMAKVLRESPGLLVLDEGHNPRSTKSRLRKCLMKVQTELRILLSGTLFQNNFCEYFNTLCLARPKFPQEVLKALDRKYKKKKKLGTEKARYLTESRARKIFLDEIAKKIDSNVGEERMQGLNMLRNVTNGFIDNYEGASSDGLPGLQIYTLLMNTTDVQHEILHTLHKKMAECSGYPLELELLITLGSIHPWLIKTAVCAEKFFSRERLRELDKCKFDLKIGSKVKFVLSLIYRVVKTEKVLIFCHNIAPVKLFIEYFEKYFGWQKGREVLALTGELELFERGRIMDKFEEPGGASKILLASITACAEGISLTAASRVIMLDSEWNPSKTKQAIARAFRPGQQKVVYVYQLLVTGSLEEDKYRRTTWKEWVSSMIFSEAFVEDPSKWQAQKIEDETLREMVGEDRSKSFHMIMKTEKTTTNK from the exons CATTTGAAGCAGTTGTTTCTGGCTCATGGCAAGCTGTGGAGTACATGAAAATTGGGTTGGGAACTGCATCCTTGCATTTCATGGACAATCACCATGTGGAGATGATGGACAAAGGCCCTTTAGCAGATGTTCGAGTAAGGTCGAGGAGAGCTACTTTATCAGATTGCTCCAGTTTTTTGCGTCCTGGGATCGACATATGTGTGCTATCAACCCCTCAAAGTAAAAAAGATTCAGATGAACTTAATCTCAAGCCT GTTTGGCTTGATGCTCAAATAAGTTCTATACAGAGAAAGCCCCATGACTCTGAGTGCAAGTGTCAGTTTTATGTCAGATACTATGTTAATCAAGGTTCACTTGGCGCGGAGCTGAGAACTATTCGTAAGGAGACTAAAATGGTTGGACTCAATCAAATCTCCATCCTCCAAAGACTTGAACACAGTCCTTGTGAAAATGTGCACTATCGGTGGGGTTCATCTGAGGACTGCGCTTCAATACCGCACACTAAAATGCTCTTGGGAAAATTTTTAACGGATCTTTCATGGTTAGTTATTGCATCTGTTGTGAGGAAGGTTTCATTCTGTGCTAGATCTGTTGAAAACAAGCTTGTCTATCAAATTCTGGAAAGTGATAATATTAGTACTTCATTGAACACTGAGCCTCATATAAGTGTTCTGAATTTCAAAGTAGACGATGGCGGCGTGGTAGTGTCCGTTGTTTCTCAAGTTACCATAACTAACTCCAAGAGAGCTGAGTCTGACCATGAACATGAACATGAACCCGGTAAAGATAAAGCGGTGTCACCATCTTATAATGTTGATGGCTTACGACGTTCGAAACGCCGGAATGTACAACCTGAGCGTTACCTCGGTTGCAATGTTACACAGATAGATGTTGGTTGTTTTAGAAGCCAGCCACCAGTTAAGTTGCAAACATGGAAagatgataaagatgatgaaatGTCATTGCCATTATCACGCCTGTTTGGTGTGCCGCAAATCTGTCCAGAAGGGGACATGAAATGGGGACAGAGGATTTCGGTCCGTCCAGAAGAGGATGCTAACAGATGTAAAAAGCCCTGGAAATTCAACACGGTGAATAATACCGTCAAGGAGCTTAAAGTGTACAATAGGAGGGCTAAAACCGGCAAGGGGAAGCTAGGTGATGCCAATAAAAATGAACAGCAACCTCAACTTGCTATTGTTCCTCTTCCTGATCAAGATGAACCTATAGCCGTTGATCTTAGTGATCTCAAAGACAAGGTTACTAGAAGTGATGAACATGACTTTGCTGAAATTCCTTCCCAATATCATCATCTGATTAATAGCCCTCGACCAAAGAAAAACAGCCTTCACTTGTTGGCTTCTGAGCCTCAGAATGTGCCTGCAAAGTCAGAATATGCAGAAAAGAGTGAGGATGTTCCTTTGAGGCATCATTATAGTTACAGCACCTCCAAGCTACACAAGAAGAGTTTATGTGATGCGGATGATATAGACCTTGGAACTAAATGGGCAGGAATAAATTCCAGTAAAGGGTCTCAAGCGAGAAAACATCGTCCTACGCATTTAAGAAGTAGAAATCAGGACAGTGAAAGAAGTTATTATAAAGACAGAACCTTAAATGCAGCTGCCtacaaggacttgataaattCATACTTAAAGAATATGAATACAAGACCAGACGAAGAAGAAACACCTCTTACCGACCAGTGGAAGCAGCATAGCAACACAACAAGCAACTTTGAAGAAGACGAAGCAGCAAAGACATCGCCCGCAGAGGATGCAGAGGAAATATCTGAATTGGATATGTTGTGGAGAGAAATGGAAGTGTCATTGGCATCATGCTATCTTGAGGAGACAGAG GGTTCAAATGCAACCATTTTGCCTCCTACGGAAGAAAAACCGAAGATAGTTTGCGAGCATGATTTTAGATTGGATGAGCAAATTGGATTGTACTGCCATAGATGTGGCtttgtgaaaaatgaaatcAGATATATTTTTCCGTCCTTT GTTGAACATTCTAGGTGGTACCGTGAAGAGAAGCAGCATGCTGCAGAAGATCCAGAGCCCAAtgctgatgaggatgatgatttCCAACTTTTCTCCAATCTTGCTTCTTCTGATGAACCTATATCTGAAGAAAATGACAATGTTTGGTCATTGATTCCAGAACTCCGGAAAAAGTTGCATGTCCACCAAAAGAAAGCTTTTGAGTTTCTTTGGCGAAATATTGCAGGGTCTACAAATCCAACAATTATGGAAGAAGCATCTAAAAAaagaggtggttgtgtgatatCTCATACTCCTGGAGCTGGAAAAACTTTTCTCATTATTGCTTTTCTTGTGAGCTACTTAAAGTTATTCCCAGGGAAGAGACCTCTAGTCCTTGCTCCAAAGACAACACTCTATACTTGGTACAAAGAATTTATCAAGTGGGAGATTCCGTTACCGGTGTATCTGATTCACGGTCGTAGAACCTACCGCGTGTTCAATCAGAAAAAAGATATGGTTTTTCCTGGAATTCCAAAGCCCACAGAGGATGTCAAGCATGTTTTGGATTGTTTGGAGAAGATTCAAAAATGGCATTCCCAACCAAGTGTTCTCATCATGGGTTATACATCATTTTTAACATTGATGCGAGAGGATTCAAAGTTTGCGCACAGAAGGTATATGGCCAAGGTATTGAGGGAAAGTCCTGGGCTCCTGGTACTAGATGAAGGGCACAATCCTAGAAGCACTAAATCAAGGTTGAGAAAATGTTTGATGAAAGTACAgacagaattgagaatattacTTTCAGGTACATTGTTTCAGAACAATTTTTGTGAATATTTTAACACTCTCTGCTTAGCAAGACCAAAGTTTCCTCAAGAAGTACTGAAAGCATTGGACCGAAAgtacaagaaaaaaaagaaattaggaACAGAAAAAGCGCGTTATTTAACAGAGTCACGGGCTAGAAAGATATTCCTAGATGAAATTGCTAAGAAGATTGACTCAAATGTTGGTGAGGAGAGGATGCAAGGTCTAAACATGTTGAGAAATGTGACAAATGGTTTCATAGATAATTATGAAGGTGCGAGTTCGGATGGTCTACCCGGTTTACAAATTTACACATTGCTAATGAACACAACTGATGTGCAGCATGAGATTTTGCATACACTACACAAGAAAATGGCTGAGTGCAGCGGATACCCTCTGGAGTTAGAGCTTTTGATAACTCTTGGATCAATCCATCCTTGGTTGATCAAAACAGCTGTCTGTGCTGAAAAGTTCTTTTCTCGGGAGCGATTGCGGGAGCTTGATAAATGCAAGTTTGATTTAAAAATAGGGTCAAAGGTGAAATTTGTTTTGAGCCTTATTTACCGCGTTGTCAAGACAGAGAAGGTTCTTATCTTTTGCCACAACATTGCACCTGTGAAATTGTTCATAGAATATTTTGAGAAGTACTTTGGATGGCAAAAGGGCCGTGAAGTTTTGGCACTAACCGGGGAGCTTGAGCTCTTTGAAAGAGGTAGAATAATGGATAAGTTTGAGGAGCCTGGTGGAGCATCAAAGATACTCCTTGCTTCAATTACAGCTTGTGCTGAAGGCATTAGTTTGACAGCGGCTTCACGCGTGATTATGTTGGACTCGGAGTGGAATCCGTCGAAAACAAAGCAGGCTATTGCGCGCGCCTTTCGTCCGGGCCAGCAGAAAGTGGTGTATGTGTATCAACTCTTGGTGACAGGCTCATTGGAGGAAGATAAGTACCGAAGAACCACTTGGAAAGAGTGGGTTTCAAGCATGATTTTCAGTGAGGCCTTTGTGGAGGACCCTTCTAAGTGGCAAGCTCAGAAGATTGAAGATGAGACACTGAGGGAAATGGTTGGAGAGGACCGGTCTAAATCATTCCATATGATAATGAAGACCGAGAAAACTACAACAAACAAATGA